TGCCGCTTTTCTCGGCCATCGAAAGGGCGGCGTTGCCATGGCGGCTGTCGGCGCCTGCGCGGGCTTCGGCTCCATCTGCGGCTCTTCTCTGGCAACCGCCGCCACCATGGCACAGGTCGCCCTGCCGGAACTGCGTCGCCACGGCTATTCAGGCGGACTTTCCACGGCGACGCTTGCCGCCGGCGGCACGCTGGGCATTCTCATCCCGCCATCCGTGGTGCTGGTGATCTACGCCATTCTGGCGGAACAGAACATCGCCAAGCTCTTCCTTGCCGCTTTCGTACCCGGCATCATCGCCGCGCTTTCCTATCTGACGGTCATCGCCATCTATGTGCGGCTGAAGCCGGAAAGCGCCGGTCAGGCCCCTCGCCTGCCCTGGGCAGAACGCATTCCTGCCCTCATTGCCGTATGGCCGGTCGTGCTGATCTTCTTCCTCGTGGTGGGCGGCATCTATCTCGGCTGGTTTACGCCAACCCAGGCAGCTGCCGTGGGCGCGGCAGGAACGGGTCTGGTTGCCTGGAAGAACGGCGGTCTGGACCGCTCGTCCCTGATCGCCTGCTTCAAGGAAACGGCCGTCTCCACAGGCATGATCTTCTTCATCGTGCTGGGCGCGACCGTCTTCAACTCCTTCCTCGCCTTTTCACGCCTGCCGCAGGTTGG
The window above is part of the Rhizobium rhizoryzae genome. Proteins encoded here:
- a CDS encoding TRAP transporter large permease, yielding MSGIEIGLWSFPVLIILIFLRVPIGAAMLGCGVVGTWMVLGKWTPILSQLKAVIWSTNVNYSLSIIPLFLLMGQFAARGGMSQSLFNAAAAFLGHRKGGVAMAAVGACAGFGSICGSSLATAATMAQVALPELRRHGYSGGLSTATLAAGGTLGILIPPSVVLVIYAILAEQNIAKLFLAAFVPGIIAALSYLTVIAIYVRLKPESAGQAPRLPWAERIPALIAVWPVVLIFFLVVGGIYLGWFTPTQAAAVGAAGTGLVAWKNGGLDRSSLIACFKETAVSTGMIFFIVLGATVFNSFLAFSRLPQVGAEWVTAQGFAPMTVLIIILVLYIIFGCIMDSLSMIVLTIPIFFPIVTAMDFGMSPEHFAIWFGILVLMVAEIGMITPPVGLNLFIISAMSREVPIRDTYRGIVPFVSADVLRIILLTAFPIISTFLV